In Gossypium arboreum isolate Shixiya-1 chromosome 5, ASM2569848v2, whole genome shotgun sequence, a single genomic region encodes these proteins:
- the LOC108460163 gene encoding uncharacterized protein LOC108460163, with translation MDCSIFCRTKLCFTNAFFLLLIISSFTCLHVVFGTENEFDYGVHCNSVVHESKPADEEFNITPFPGRQNGYFSGGDKVLNNPPSHFYSPPESKTLLFETHHVFKTHADDVFMVEGNLIFQTSFSYEQNISSGSSFISSSSNSSNRGTLDFHFRGFWSRITGKLCMVGKSYAYSKEGKLLHLAAVLKINNLKNSSTIRTLVTGTMDSLNSVDDPNYFERISLLMFPQVNYTYTMVSKQFSEGCSRGTNVQPELSLRLLRTRTICDMFLGGGNAFELEYTGSCKSSKSCYPFGDSIGYLPSVMSLSMIQCSNDRLSLRFLIEFRNNSYRGYYGSPNISTSLIGEGSWDEKKNRLHIVACRIYDASSSLEKSHVGDCTTRLSLRFPAILSIRNTSTIVGEIWSVKPRNESGFFDRVQFRSGGRIKLQGLKYEYMEMDKVKKSCPMKNPRNSSNRGQYLYGYSPDMRFRLWVIEGSKGIIGWGSLDPLAVGDQQYQRFPFLLPSSSSKPNNAGLESDSNSGLLNISYKISITLSSSKLDGGLNLVNDSSNESLRTKIRISAEGVYDIATGSLCMVGCRHLRSGDKSFSSDSMDCEILVKISFPPLNSDMRSKIKGSIQSMREKPDPLSFKPLQFSGRSGYRSRIMEQIVTTDFETRSIWRIMNFDMIMVQITFQLLGMLLLFCQLCSFRYNNTVPTTLRRSIFPSEEIPLIGDR, from the coding sequence TGTAGTCTTTGGCACTGAAAATGAATTTGATTATGGTGTTCACTGTAACTCAGTTGTTCATGAATCCAAACCAGCTGATGAGGAGTTCAATATCACGCCTTTCCCCGGACGTCAAAATGGTTACTTCAGTGGTGGTGATAAAGTCCTAAACAATCCTCCTTCACATTTCTACTCTCCACCCGAATCGAAAACGTTACTTTTTGAGACTCACCACGTATTTAAAACCCATGCTGATGATGTCTTTATGGTGGAAGGAAACCTGATTTTTCAAACCTCGTTTTCCTACGAACAGAATATCTCCTCTGGAAGCTCATTCATTTCAAGTTCGAGCAATTCAAGCAACCGTGGGACTCTAGACTTCCATTTTCGAGGCTTCTGGTCTCGAATTACCGGGAAGCTTTGCATGGTGGGAAAGAGTTATGCTTACTCCAAAGAAGGTAAATTGCTTCATCTTGCAGCTGTTCTTAAGATTaataatcttaaaaattcaagtaCTATAAGAACTTTAGTCACTGGTACCATGGATAGCTTGAATTCTGTTGATGATCCAAATTATTTTGAGCGAATTTCACTACTGATGTTTCCTCAAGTAAATTACACTTATACTATGGTGTCAAAACAGTTTAGTGAAGGGTGTTCTCGGGGAACCAATGTCCAACCGGAATTGTCCCTTAGATTATTGCGAACTAGAACCATTTGCGACATGTTTTTAGGAGGAGGCAATGCTTTCGAACTGGAGTATACTGGTAGTTGTAAGTCTTCAAAAAGTTGCTATCCATTCGGTGATAGTATTGGATATTTGCCTTCGGTGATGTCATTGAGTATGATTCAGTGCTCGAATGATAGGCTAAGCTTGAGGTTTCTGATAGAATTTCGGAACAATAGCTACAGGGGATATTATGGCTCTCCCAATATTAGTACTTCATTAATTGGAGAAGGATCTTGGGATGAAAAGAAGAACCGGCTGCATATCGTTGCTTGCCGAATCTATGATGCATCAAGCTCCTTGGAGAAGTCTCATGTTGGAGACTGCACAACAAGGTTGAGCTTAAGATTCCCAGCCATCTTGTCTATCAGAAACACAAGCACCATTGTAGGAGAAATTTGGAGTGTGAAACCTAGGAACGAATCAGGGTTCTTTGACAGGGTCCAGTTTCGTTCTGGGGGACGAATTAAACTTCAAGGTTTGAAGTATGAGTACATGGAAATGGACAAAGTGAAGAAATCATGTCCAATGAAGAATCCTAGGAATAGTAGCAACAGGGGACAATATCTATATGGTTATTCTCCAGACATGCGGTTTAGGTTGTGGGTCATCGAAGGTTCTAAAGGAATAATCGGATGGGGTTCTTTGGATCCTCTTGCAGTAGGCGATCAACAGTATCAGAGATTTCCATTTCTACTACCATCTTCAAGCTCAAAGCCTAATAATGCTGGTCTTGAGTCCGATTCCAACAGTGGCTTGCTTAATATCAGCTATAAAATAAGCATCACACTATCTAGTTCGAAATTGGATGGTGGTCTTAATCTGGTTAATGATTCTTCAAATGAATCCCTGCGAACCAAAATCCGAATTTCTGCTGAAGGGGTTTATGATATAGCGACTGGTAGCCTGTGCATGGTTGGCTGCAGACATTTAAGGTCAGGTGACAAATCGTTTTCAAGTGATTCTATGGATTGTGAGATCCTCGTGAAAATCAGTTTTCCTCCATTGAACTCGGACATGAGAAGTAAGATCAAAGGAAGCATCCAGAGCATGCGCGAAAAACCCGATCCTCTGTCCTTCAAGCCTCTTCAGTTTTCGGGAAGATCTGGTTATCGCAGTCGGATAATGGAACAGATTGTGACAACTGATTTCGAGACTAGATCGATTTGGAGAATAATGAATTTCGATATGATCATGGTGCAGATTACTTTTCAACTGCTTGGGATGTTATTGTTATTCTGTCAGTTATGTTCTTTTCGGTACAATAATACAGTCCCAACAACACTTCGGCGGTCTATATTTCCTTCCGAAGAGATTCCACTAATCGGTGACAGATGA
- the LOC108458167 gene encoding pentatricopeptide repeat-containing protein At5g16640, mitochondrial-like, with product MVSAAEDIVDAMIKRDIEPDVVTYNALINGHCLLKEMDKARRVFNLMIEKGCAPNIVTCSSLMQSHIKEALKLFQAMRNSGLVLDIVPYTILIDGLCKAGHIALAKELFHQLSNNGLKPNVYTYCIMINGLCKEGLPEEAYKMFGSMGDNGSLPNSCCYNVMIRGFLLNGYILKATQLLTEMVGKGFSVDIFTAILFMDLIVHSNKSILL from the exons ATGGTTTCTGCAGCTGAGGATATTGTTGATGCAATGATAAAGCGAGACATTGAGCCTGATGTTGTTACCTATAATGCATTAATCAATGGCCATTGCTTGCTGAAGGAAATGGATAAAGCTAGAAGAGTTTTTAACTTGATGATTGAGAAGGGTTGTGCACCTAATATAGTTACTTGCAGCAGTCTTATGCAAA GTCATATCAAAGAGGCATTGAAACTTTTTCAAGCAATGCGAAACAGTGGGTTGGTACTTGATATTGTCCCATATACTATCCTAATTGATGGGTTGTGTAAAGCTGGGCATATCGCACTTGCCAAGGAATTATTTCATCAACTCTCAAACAATGGTTTAAAACCGAATGTTTACACATATtgtataatgattaatggactgtGTAAAGAGGGATTGCCAGAGGAAGCATATAAGATGTTTGGGAGCATGGGAGATAATGGTAGTTTGCCTAATAGCTGCTGTTATAATGTAATGATACGGGGGTTCCTTTTAAACGGCTATATCTTAAAGGCAACACAACTTCTTACGGAAATGGTTGGTAAGGGCTTTTCTGTCGATATATTCACTGCCATCTTATTTATGGATCTCATTGTGCACTCTAATAAATCAATCTTGCTCTGA
- the LOC108460015 gene encoding acidic endochitinase-like, translated as MAIESAILLAFATSVILVLVTGIDAGDIAIYWGQNSDEGTLAETCATGNYDFVNLAFLPTFGNGQTPMINLAGHCDPYSNGCTNLSSDIKSCQAQGIKVILSLGGGAGSYFLASSDDARRVAAYLWNNFLGGQSASRPFGDAILDGIDFDIEGGTNQHWDDLAKYLSGYSQRSRKVYLTVAPQCPFPDAWVGGALKTGLFDYVWVQFYNNPQCQYTDGDITNLENAWKQWTTNVPATKIFLGLPASPEAAGSGFIPESDLISQVLPAIRGSAKYGGVMLWSKYYDDQTGYSSAIKNYV; from the coding sequence ATGGCTATTGAGTCTGCAATCTTACTTGCATTTGCCACCTCAGTGATTCTGGTGCTAGTTACTGGTATAGATGCCGGTGACATCGCAATCTACTGGGGTCAGAACAGTGACGAGGGCACATTGGCGGAGACATGTGCGACCGGCAACTATGACTTTGTGAACTTAGCATTCCTTCCGACCTTTGGCAACGGACAGACTCCAATGATCAACCTTGCTGGTCATTGTGATCCTTATAGCAACGGATGCACTAATTTAAGCTCAGACATCAAATCATGTCAAGCTCAAGGGATTAAAGTAATACTTTCACTAGGAGGAGGAGCAGGGAGCTATTTCCTTGCCTCATCCGACGATGCCAGACGGGTTGCAGCCTACTTGTGGAACAACTTCTTGGGGGGACAATCGGCCTCTCGACCATTCGGTGATGCCATTTTAGACGGAATTGATTTTGATATTGAAGGCGGAACGAACCAACACTGGGATGATCTTGCAAAGTATCTCTCCGGCTATAGCCAACGTAGCAGGAAAGTATACTTGACGGTAGCCCCACAGTGTCCATTCCCTGATGCTTGGGTTGGGGGTGCCCTTAAAACTGGCCTTTTTGACTATGTTTGGGTACAATTCTATAACAACCCTCAATGCCAATACACAGATGGTGATATTACAAACCTTGAAAATGCATGGAAGCAATGGACTACAAATGTTCCTGCTACCAAAATTTTTTTAGGTCTCCCGGCATCACCAGAGGCAGCTGGTAGCGGCTTTATCCCTGAATCGGATCTTATTTCTCAAGTACTTCCTGCCATCAGAGGTTCTGCCAAGTATGGAGGCGTAATGCTGTGGTCTAAGTACTATGATGATCAGACTGGATACAGTTCAGCCATTAAAAATTATGTCTAA